Proteins found in one Synechococcus sp. UW179A genomic segment:
- a CDS encoding Nif11-like leader peptide family natural product precursor gives MSEEQLKAFIAKVQSDTSLQEKLKAAADSDAVLAIAKEAGFSISADDLKNAQSEVSEEELENVAGGFDPRNCGGTLGCWFSLLPVLAGWGG, from the coding sequence ATGTCAGAAGAGCAACTGAAAGCATTCATCGCCAAAGTCCAAAGCGATACCAGCCTTCAGGAAAAGCTCAAAGCAGCTGCTGATTCAGACGCAGTTCTTGCGATTGCGAAAGAGGCGGGATTTAGCATCTCTGCTGATGACTTGAAGAACGCTCAATCAGAGGTTTCAGAAGAGGAACTGGAAAACGTGGCTGGCGGTTTTGATCCTCGGAACTGCGGTGGAACCCTTGGGTGCTGGTTTTCCTTGCTTCCTGTTCTTGCTGGCTGGGGTGGTTAG
- a CDS encoding Nif11-like leader peptide family natural product precursor: MSEEQLKAFLEKVKGDTSLQEKLKRAVDTNTVAEIAKNAGFTISADDLKQAQSKVSDEELEGASGGLMTVPPHPCGENILRRFSLEIALLCDHPN; this comes from the coding sequence ATGTCAGAAGAGCAACTCAAGGCGTTCCTAGAGAAGGTCAAAGGTGACACCAGCCTTCAGGAGAAGCTCAAAAGGGCAGTGGATACCAATACTGTTGCTGAGATTGCGAAAAATGCAGGTTTTACGATTTCTGCTGATGACTTGAAACAAGCTCAATCAAAGGTTTCTGATGAGGAGCTCGAAGGCGCGTCTGGAGGACTGATGACAGTTCCACCTCATCCCTGCGGTGAAAATATTTTACGCCGCTTTTCTCTTGAGATAGCTCTGCTGTGCGACCATCCAAATTGA
- the cdaA gene encoding diadenylate cyclase CdaA, with protein MEVLQLRLLLDVLCASLLGFLLFTRVNEQRTLWLLRGYLFLVALAWFVKRFFNLPLTSTLIDALVLACSLSLAILWQGELRRLMELLGTGRLAVLLGNPQSKMRATASTVAQLTDAAGRLSKSRRGALIVVDLGSDLRPEDFLNPGVTIDAQLSSELLLNLFASDTPLHDGAVVIKGSRIISAGVILPLSRQGISRYGTRHLAALGITERFDRCICVVISEETGTLSLANQGRLERPITSSRLQDLLTELIAASVSTAPVKSPSPRSVSSGTQDSLP; from the coding sequence TTGGAGGTGTTGCAACTGCGCCTTCTACTTGATGTTCTCTGCGCTTCTCTCCTCGGCTTTCTGCTCTTCACCAGAGTCAATGAGCAGCGAACGCTATGGCTGTTGCGTGGCTACCTCTTCCTTGTGGCGCTGGCCTGGTTTGTCAAGCGTTTTTTCAATCTGCCACTGACCTCAACGCTCATTGATGCGTTGGTTCTTGCCTGCTCTCTGTCACTAGCCATTCTCTGGCAGGGAGAGTTGCGACGGTTGATGGAACTTCTCGGTACGGGCCGTCTTGCTGTGTTGCTGGGGAATCCCCAGAGCAAAATGAGGGCGACTGCCAGCACCGTTGCACAACTCACCGACGCAGCAGGGCGTCTGTCTAAGAGTCGTCGTGGGGCCTTGATCGTTGTCGATCTCGGCAGTGATCTGAGACCGGAGGATTTTCTCAACCCTGGCGTCACCATTGATGCCCAGCTGAGCAGCGAATTGCTGCTGAATCTGTTTGCTTCCGATACGCCTCTTCACGATGGTGCCGTTGTGATCAAGGGCAGCCGCATCATCTCTGCAGGAGTGATCCTGCCGTTGTCACGTCAGGGCATCAGTCGCTATGGCACACGTCATCTGGCGGCTCTGGGTATTACTGAACGGTTTGATCGCTGCATCTGCGTGGTGATTTCCGAGGAGACCGGTACCTTGTCTCTGGCCAACCAGGGACGTCTAGAACGCCCGATCACCAGTTCACGCTTGCAGGATTTGCTCACCGAGTTGATTGCCGCGTCTGTGTCGACCGCGCCGGTGAAATCACCATCTCCGCGTAGCGTGAGTTCAGGCACCCAGGATTCACTGCCTTGA
- a CDS encoding NHLP bacteriocin system secretion protein, which translates to MTTSSRVERLRGRWNGLTDHQQVGASLAGMGTLFGAWLLFWPVPTEVEGRGVLIYPDNAGILNARAAGQVLSINTEVGQGVRKGQVLMTLYLPVLERKLDQQKGNLRQLVRQNAELDERDALRIRTAKLALDTALAKLDDDEKRLARLQATYNSKLDNLNWLARREVVAPLAQEVVSAEQGLTTTSVQLDDIKIQRRDQITDFQQIKLNIESEKLDRRFQIDDLKREIKVMEARIAFDGNVTAVRSGTVLDLQVIQGQTVKLGDRLGTIGRNARPPKGESKTGGDLIAVSYFSPADARRLPIGLPVEVVPLWNQRGRFGGIVGKVRSVLTLPATQEDISTTIGNNQLAEALVEHGPVMRAEIELDRHPRTDDGYRWTLSQGSGVFPIREGLTVDTFAYVEWRSPVTYIIPGLRSLTGGFRTFRIDRIWDLPFLRQPGTPQ; encoded by the coding sequence ATGACTACGTCTTCCCGCGTTGAGCGTCTTCGGGGCCGATGGAACGGCCTCACCGACCATCAGCAGGTCGGCGCCTCACTGGCCGGCATGGGCACGCTATTCGGTGCTTGGCTTCTGTTCTGGCCGGTGCCCACTGAAGTGGAAGGACGCGGCGTTTTGATCTACCCGGACAATGCTGGGATTCTCAATGCCAGGGCAGCTGGCCAGGTCCTGAGCATCAACACCGAGGTCGGACAAGGCGTGCGCAAGGGTCAGGTGCTGATGACTCTGTATCTACCTGTGCTGGAACGGAAGCTCGACCAGCAGAAAGGAAACTTGCGTCAATTGGTGCGTCAGAACGCGGAACTGGATGAGCGGGACGCCCTACGGATTCGCACAGCCAAGCTGGCTCTTGATACAGCGTTGGCCAAGTTAGACGACGATGAAAAACGTCTGGCCAGGCTTCAGGCGACTTACAACAGCAAGCTCGACAACCTCAACTGGTTGGCGAGACGGGAGGTGGTGGCGCCATTGGCACAGGAGGTGGTGTCTGCGGAACAGGGCCTCACCACGACAAGTGTCCAGCTGGATGACATCAAGATTCAGCGCAGGGACCAGATCACCGATTTCCAGCAAATCAAGCTCAACATCGAGTCTGAGAAGCTGGACCGGCGGTTTCAGATCGATGATCTCAAGCGGGAGATCAAGGTCATGGAGGCCAGAATCGCCTTTGACGGCAATGTCACTGCGGTGCGCAGTGGCACGGTGCTTGATCTTCAGGTCATTCAGGGGCAGACGGTCAAGCTTGGTGATCGTTTAGGCACCATTGGCCGTAACGCCAGACCTCCGAAGGGCGAAAGCAAAACCGGAGGTGATCTGATCGCCGTGTCGTATTTCTCTCCTGCGGATGCCCGTCGACTTCCGATTGGTTTGCCAGTGGAGGTTGTGCCCCTCTGGAATCAGCGCGGTCGTTTTGGTGGGATCGTTGGCAAGGTGCGCAGTGTGCTCACCCTCCCCGCCACGCAGGAAGATATCTCCACCACGATTGGCAATAACCAGTTGGCAGAAGCGCTTGTCGAACACGGCCCTGTGATGCGTGCTGAAATCGAGCTCGACCGTCACCCCCGCACTGATGACGGCTATCGATGGACGCTTTCGCAGGGCAGTGGGGTTTTCCCGATCCGCGAAGGTCTCACCGTAGATACGTTCGCCTATGTGGAGTGGCGCTCACCGGTGACTTACATCATTCCTGGGTTGCGTTCGCTTACCGGCGGGTTCCGTACATTCCGCATTGATCGCATCTGGGATCTGCCGTTCCTGCGGCAGCCAGGAACCCCTCAGTGA
- a CDS encoding rhodanese-related sulfurtransferase, with protein MTAAQPESPSFLVAAFYAFTSLGPAELESLLTDLPELASCEQVVGSVLLAPEGVNGTISGPDQGVSMILECLRARITLGNAHFECLQVKRSRCSRPAFRRFKARRKREIVSLGQPCADPRRNVGTYVDPHHWNELVDDPDTLVIDTRNAYEVAVGSFVGSLDPATDSFRDFPDWVEQHLRPLVERTSPARIAMFCTGGIRCEKASSFLQQRGFPEVHHLRGGILNYLEQVPEDQSRWKGECFVFDQRVALNHQLEPGQHSMCHACGLPLTPEQRQLESYIPGVQCLQCRDRFTDADRARFAMRQSQLRQGVLSQSSGWQSRPNTQG; from the coding sequence ATGACGGCTGCGCAGCCCGAAAGCCCATCGTTTTTAGTGGCCGCGTTTTACGCCTTCACGTCATTAGGGCCCGCTGAGCTGGAGTCGTTGCTGACAGATCTGCCGGAGCTGGCCTCTTGTGAACAGGTTGTGGGTTCGGTGTTGCTGGCACCGGAAGGGGTGAATGGCACGATCAGTGGTCCCGACCAAGGCGTGAGCATGATTCTGGAGTGCTTGCGCGCCAGGATCACGCTGGGGAATGCCCATTTCGAGTGCCTGCAGGTGAAGCGGAGCCGCTGCAGTCGGCCCGCTTTCCGGCGTTTCAAGGCCCGTCGCAAGCGCGAGATCGTAAGCCTGGGGCAGCCTTGTGCTGATCCTCGCCGCAATGTGGGTACCTATGTGGACCCTCACCACTGGAATGAGCTGGTGGATGACCCAGACACGCTGGTCATCGACACCCGCAATGCCTATGAGGTGGCCGTAGGCAGTTTTGTGGGTTCTCTGGATCCAGCAACTGACAGTTTCCGGGATTTTCCTGACTGGGTGGAACAGCATCTCCGCCCTCTGGTTGAGCGCACGTCTCCGGCGCGCATCGCCATGTTCTGCACCGGTGGAATTCGTTGTGAGAAGGCCAGCAGCTTTCTTCAACAGCGGGGATTCCCCGAGGTTCATCATCTTCGGGGCGGCATTCTCAACTACCTGGAGCAGGTGCCCGAAGACCAAAGCCGCTGGAAGGGTGAGTGTTTCGTGTTTGATCAGCGAGTCGCTCTCAACCATCAGCTCGAGCCTGGCCAGCACAGCATGTGCCATGCCTGCGGTCTGCCACTGACGCCTGAGCAGCGGCAACTGGAGAGTTACATCCCCGGCGTGCAGTGTCTGCAGTGCAGGGATCGTTTCACAGATGCCGACAGGGCACGCTTCGCGATGCGGCAGAGCCAGCTCAGACAAGGAGTCCTCTCGCAATCCTCAGGCTGGCAATCAAGGCCCAACACTCAAGGATGA
- a CDS encoding metallothionein, which yields MDVDLIRCEYQGCQCTVQVPKAVIRQGKAFCSEACADGHGCGCHRGWCPSAMLI from the coding sequence ATGGATGTTGATCTGATCAGGTGTGAATACCAAGGTTGTCAGTGCACCGTTCAAGTGCCGAAAGCTGTAATACGTCAGGGCAAAGCCTTCTGCTCTGAAGCCTGCGCGGATGGACATGGCTGCGGATGCCATCGGGGATGGTGCCCCTCAGCCATGTTGATCTAA
- a CDS encoding isoprenyl transferase: MSRRLAVSTDQAAPRCCPEGLDPRRMPGHIAVIMDGNGRWAKARGLPRVMGHRAGVEALKSTLRHCSDWGVEALTAYAFSTENWSRPGDEVNFLMTLFESVLQRELQALEQEQVRIRFLGDLDELPIKLQSLIAEATHRTSGNSGIHFNVCTNYGGRRELVRASQRLAERVARGDLQPSQIDENALAAELFTAGERDPDLLIRTSGERRISNFLLWQLAYAEIHVTDLFWPDFDAEALELALQDYQGRQRRFGGLHSIEPHSLGS, encoded by the coding sequence TTGAGCCGACGACTGGCCGTCAGTACTGATCAAGCGGCACCGCGGTGCTGTCCCGAGGGGCTGGATCCACGCAGGATGCCCGGTCATATCGCTGTGATCATGGACGGCAACGGACGCTGGGCCAAAGCTCGCGGTCTGCCACGGGTCATGGGTCATAGGGCCGGTGTTGAGGCGCTCAAATCCACTCTTCGGCATTGCAGTGACTGGGGTGTCGAAGCACTCACCGCCTATGCCTTCTCCACGGAGAACTGGTCTCGGCCAGGCGATGAGGTCAATTTTTTGATGACTTTGTTTGAAAGCGTCCTGCAGAGAGAGCTGCAGGCGCTCGAGCAGGAACAGGTGCGAATTCGCTTTCTTGGAGACCTGGATGAATTGCCGATCAAGCTGCAGTCACTGATTGCGGAAGCCACGCATCGGACCTCTGGGAACAGTGGCATTCACTTCAATGTCTGCACGAATTACGGCGGTCGTCGTGAGTTGGTGCGCGCTAGCCAGCGCCTGGCGGAACGTGTAGCTCGTGGAGATTTGCAGCCCTCGCAGATCGATGAAAATGCGCTTGCAGCTGAGCTGTTTACGGCAGGGGAGCGTGATCCGGATCTGTTGATCAGGACCAGCGGCGAGCGGCGGATCAGTAATTTCCTCCTCTGGCAGCTGGCTTATGCCGAGATTCATGTCACCGATCTTTTTTGGCCGGATTTCGATGCTGAGGCCCTTGAGCTCGCTCTGCAGGATTACCAGGGCCGTCAGCGACGTTTTGGTGGACTTCACTCCATCGAGCCCCACTCTCTGGGATCCTGA
- a CDS encoding DUF952 domain-containing protein — protein sequence MSTLPVLYSFRRCPYAMRARWALLQAGQLVQWREIELKDKPAPMLEVSPKGTVPVLVLADGTVIDESLAVMHWALNQADPRDLRRQGSGKTQDCIRQLIELNDTTFKHHLDRFKYSDRYPGQSKQEHQQQGLDVLRGWAKRINDCGGWLVDASCSLADVALWPFVRQWRIADPEGFDADQSLEPLRGWLMRFLQDPDFERLMQRADPWHPGGLQPLFPADAVDVPADQPLFHLALAEDWKAASQSGHYDMSTRGLRLDQVGFIHLSWREQVVSTFERFYADAESVILLTIDAARLTSPLRADAIPSGELFPHLYGALPIEAVIDSGPYLASEW from the coding sequence ATGAGCACACTGCCTGTTCTCTACAGCTTTCGTCGCTGTCCCTATGCGATGCGCGCACGCTGGGCCTTGTTGCAGGCAGGTCAGCTTGTCCAATGGAGGGAAATTGAACTCAAGGACAAACCAGCGCCGATGCTCGAGGTATCCCCGAAAGGAACGGTGCCGGTTTTGGTTCTCGCTGACGGCACGGTGATCGATGAAAGCCTTGCGGTGATGCACTGGGCACTCAACCAGGCCGATCCGCGCGATCTCCGCCGGCAGGGTTCTGGCAAAACGCAGGACTGCATCCGGCAGCTGATTGAGCTCAACGACACGACCTTTAAACATCATCTCGATCGTTTCAAATACAGCGATCGCTATCCGGGGCAGTCCAAACAGGAGCATCAGCAGCAGGGGTTAGATGTGTTGCGGGGGTGGGCTAAGCGGATTAATGACTGTGGTGGCTGGCTTGTGGATGCCAGCTGTTCACTCGCTGATGTCGCACTGTGGCCGTTTGTGCGTCAGTGGCGAATCGCTGATCCTGAGGGATTTGATGCTGATCAATCCCTGGAGCCGCTGCGTGGGTGGTTGATGCGCTTTTTACAGGATCCTGATTTTGAGCGCCTCATGCAGAGGGCTGACCCATGGCATCCCGGTGGTCTTCAGCCCCTGTTCCCTGCTGATGCTGTCGATGTTCCAGCTGACCAACCCTTGTTCCATCTGGCGCTGGCTGAGGACTGGAAAGCCGCAAGCCAGTCGGGTCACTACGACATGTCGACCCGAGGACTGCGACTTGATCAGGTGGGATTCATTCATCTGTCTTGGCGTGAACAGGTGGTGAGCACCTTTGAGCGTTTCTATGCGGATGCTGAATCGGTGATCCTGCTCACGATTGATGCGGCAAGGCTGACCTCTCCTCTGCGCGCCGATGCGATTCCGAGCGGAGAGTTGTTTCCACACCTTTATGGAGCATTGCCCATCGAGGCTGTGATCGATTCGGGGCCTTACCTCGCTTCGGAGTGGTGA
- the bioB gene encoding biotin synthase BioB, with protein sequence MTDTVDLRHDWSLEEIQDLLDLPLMDLLWRAQSVHRAANPGYRVQLASLLSVKTGGCEEDCAYCSQSMYHSSDVAGQADLEVKAVLDRARAAADAGADRFCMGWAWREIREGPAFESMLKMVRGVRELGLEACVTAGMLTDTQAERLAEAGLTAYNHNLDTSPEHYDRIITTRTYEERLETLQRVRRAGVTLCCGGIIGMGETLRDRASMLRVLACIDPHPESVPINGLVAVEGTPLEGLPTVDPLELVRMVAVARILMPFSRVRLSAGREELNREAQILCLQAGADSIFYGDTLLTTGNPAVDSDRALLEAAGVQASWHEHPLENQPEREIAAA encoded by the coding sequence ATGACGGACACGGTGGACCTACGCCACGACTGGAGTCTTGAGGAGATTCAAGATCTTCTTGACCTGCCTCTGATGGATCTGCTCTGGCGCGCCCAAAGCGTGCATCGGGCTGCCAATCCTGGTTACCGGGTTCAGCTGGCGTCCCTGCTCAGTGTCAAGACCGGTGGCTGCGAGGAGGATTGCGCCTACTGCTCTCAGTCGATGTATCACAGCAGTGATGTTGCTGGGCAGGCTGATTTGGAGGTGAAGGCCGTCCTTGACAGGGCTCGTGCGGCTGCCGATGCCGGTGCGGATCGCTTCTGTATGGGCTGGGCTTGGAGGGAGATCCGGGAAGGACCTGCCTTTGAGTCGATGTTGAAAATGGTTCGAGGCGTTCGTGAGCTTGGGCTGGAAGCCTGCGTGACTGCAGGAATGCTGACCGATACGCAGGCGGAGCGTCTGGCCGAGGCCGGACTCACGGCTTACAACCACAACCTCGATACCAGTCCGGAGCACTACGACAGAATCATCACGACCCGCACCTATGAGGAAAGGCTGGAGACCCTGCAACGCGTCCGTCGTGCCGGGGTCACGCTCTGCTGCGGCGGAATCATCGGCATGGGTGAAACTCTTCGCGACCGTGCCTCGATGCTGCGGGTCCTGGCCTGCATCGACCCCCATCCGGAAAGTGTCCCGATCAATGGTTTGGTGGCTGTTGAGGGAACACCGCTGGAAGGCCTGCCCACCGTTGATCCGCTTGAGTTGGTGCGGATGGTGGCCGTTGCCAGAATTCTGATGCCGTTCAGCCGCGTGCGTTTGAGTGCCGGTCGGGAAGAACTCAATCGGGAAGCTCAGATCCTTTGCCTTCAGGCAGGTGCCGATTCGATTTTCTACGGCGATACCTTGCTCACAACGGGGAATCCTGCTGTGGATTCCGACCGGGCCCTGCTTGAAGCCGCAGGTGTCCAGGCCAGCTGGCATGAACACCCGCTCGAGAACCAGCCTGAGCGGGAGATAGCTGCGGCATGA
- a CDS encoding Nif11-like leader peptide family natural product precursor, producing MSEEQFKAFIEKVHGDDNLQAKLKAAANPDAVVSIAKEAGFSISADDLMNAQSEMSEEELEGIAGGVVDEAPLGLSRPGKTQQPPVRAPRLSSSLL from the coding sequence ATGTCAGAGGAACAGTTCAAAGCCTTTATTGAGAAGGTTCACGGAGACGACAATCTGCAAGCGAAACTAAAAGCAGCAGCTAATCCTGATGCTGTGGTCTCTATTGCAAAGGAGGCGGGATTTAGTATTTCTGCTGACGACTTGATGAACGCTCAATCAGAGATGTCTGAAGAGGAATTGGAAGGTATAGCTGGCGGAGTCGTTGACGAGGCTCCTTTGGGATTATCGCGCCCAGGCAAGACACAACAGCCGCCAGTCCGTGCTCCCAGGTTGAGCAGCAGCCTACTCTGA
- a CDS encoding Nif11-like leader peptide family natural product precursor has product MSEAQLKAFLEKVKGDTSLQEKLQAANSPEDVIGIAKEHGHEFTAEKLSKLSENELEGVSGGGRTGWVCSVLVACGNSVQLECRTK; this is encoded by the coding sequence ATGTCAGAGGCGCAACTCAAAGCATTCCTTGAAAAAGTCAAAGGCGACACCAGCCTTCAGGAGAAACTACAGGCAGCAAATTCACCTGAAGATGTTATAGGCATTGCTAAAGAACATGGTCATGAATTCACCGCTGAAAAGCTCAGTAAGCTAAGTGAAAATGAGCTAGAAGGTGTTTCGGGTGGCGGGCGAACAGGTTGGGTATGTTCAGTGCTGGTCGCATGCGGGAATAGTGTCCAACTGGAATGCCGAACTAAGTGA
- the psbP gene encoding photosystem II reaction center PsbP: protein MRSLLRQPLRSLLVLLCVLMLSACGGASAGLNSFKSPDGRYAFLYPTGWTRVAVTGGPAVVFHDLIHSDETVSLVVSDVDPDDDLVSLGSAVAVGERLRREVIAPDGSGRNAELIAASERDSDGHVFYDLEYVVHLEDRDRHELATVVVDRSRLYTLATSTNEDRWSKVQGLFSSVISSFTLLI, encoded by the coding sequence ATGCGCTCATTGCTGCGTCAACCGCTCCGGTCACTGCTCGTTCTGCTCTGTGTGCTGATGCTCAGCGCCTGCGGCGGTGCCAGCGCCGGCCTCAACTCCTTCAAGAGTCCCGACGGTCGCTATGCCTTCCTTTATCCAACCGGCTGGACTCGGGTCGCTGTGACCGGCGGGCCTGCTGTGGTGTTTCATGACCTGATCCACAGTGATGAAACGGTGAGCCTGGTCGTCTCGGATGTTGACCCCGATGACGATCTTGTGAGTCTCGGGAGCGCCGTGGCCGTCGGCGAGCGATTGCGGCGAGAGGTGATCGCTCCTGACGGCAGTGGTCGGAATGCCGAGCTGATCGCAGCAAGTGAGCGTGATTCCGATGGTCATGTCTTCTATGACCTGGAATATGTCGTGCATCTGGAGGACCGCGATCGCCATGAGCTGGCCACAGTGGTGGTCGATCGCAGTCGCCTCTACACCCTGGCGACCAGCACCAATGAAGATCGCTGGTCGAAGGTTCAGGGACTGTTCTCTTCAGTGATCAGTTCGTTCACACTGTTGATCTAA
- the recR gene encoding recombination mediator RecR: MIDQFERLPGIGPRTAQRLALHLLRQPEEQIRSFADALLAARTQVGQCQTCFHLSADPVCEICRNQERSNGQICVVADSRDLLALERTREFNGRYHVLGGLISPMDGIGPDLLQISSLVKRVAADNVEEVILALTPSVEGDTTSLYVARLLKPFTRVSRIAYGLPVGSELEYADDVTLSRALEGRRDVD, from the coding sequence CTGATCGACCAGTTCGAGCGACTGCCGGGGATTGGTCCCCGTACTGCACAGCGACTGGCCCTGCATCTGCTCAGGCAACCGGAAGAGCAGATCCGCAGTTTCGCGGATGCCTTGCTGGCGGCACGGACCCAGGTTGGGCAATGCCAAACCTGCTTTCACCTCAGCGCCGATCCTGTATGTGAGATCTGCCGCAATCAGGAGCGTTCCAACGGCCAGATTTGCGTGGTTGCTGATTCACGTGATCTGCTCGCTCTGGAAAGGACCCGAGAGTTCAACGGCCGCTATCACGTTCTGGGAGGTCTGATCTCTCCCATGGATGGCATCGGTCCTGATCTGCTGCAGATCAGCAGCCTGGTGAAGCGGGTGGCCGCCGATAACGTCGAGGAAGTGATTCTGGCTCTCACCCCCAGCGTGGAAGGCGACACCACAAGCCTCTACGTGGCCAGGTTGCTTAAGCCGTTCACCCGGGTCAGCCGGATTGCCTACGGACTCCCAGTAGGCAGTGAACTTGAGTATGCCGACGATGTGACTCTCAGCCGTGCACTCGAGGGACGACGCGACGTGGACTGA
- the lipA gene encoding lipoyl synthase, translated as MTAARRSITGVESAIRFSLRGNRATLEADTFAGVRKTSRFSSIQPHERLPEWLRRPLGEASAIERVQGLVKSNALHTICEEGRCPNRGECYAAGTATFLLGGSICTRSCAFCQVEKGRAQAVNPLEAEKVADAVEAMGLRYVVLTAVARDDLDDHGACLFTSAMGAIRARNPLIAIEVLTPDFWGGHSDSQKAVSAQRERLATVLNAAPVCFNHNLETVKRLQREVRRGATYERSLGLLAAARTLAPAIPTKSGLMLGLGESRDEVIETMRDLRAVDCQRLTIGQYLRPSLAHIPVARYWHPDEFEDLGDVARELGFAVVRSGPLVRSSYHAAD; from the coding sequence ATGACTGCGGCGAGGCGATCGATCACGGGTGTGGAGTCGGCCATCAGGTTCTCCCTTCGTGGAAATAGAGCCACTCTGGAAGCAGACACGTTTGCAGGCGTGCGCAAGACCAGCCGTTTTTCATCCATCCAGCCCCATGAGCGGTTGCCCGAGTGGCTGCGTCGCCCCCTGGGAGAAGCCTCCGCTATCGAACGGGTTCAGGGGCTGGTGAAGTCCAATGCCCTGCACACCATCTGCGAAGAAGGACGCTGCCCCAACAGGGGTGAGTGTTATGCCGCCGGCACCGCCACGTTCCTGCTTGGTGGATCAATCTGCACGCGCAGCTGCGCGTTCTGCCAGGTGGAGAAAGGTCGTGCTCAGGCCGTCAACCCGCTCGAAGCGGAGAAGGTTGCCGATGCCGTTGAGGCGATGGGACTGCGATACGTCGTCCTGACTGCCGTTGCACGCGATGACCTCGACGACCATGGGGCCTGCCTGTTCACCTCTGCCATGGGAGCGATCAGGGCCAGGAATCCCCTGATCGCCATTGAGGTATTGACCCCGGATTTCTGGGGAGGGCACTCAGACTCCCAGAAAGCCGTCAGTGCTCAACGCGAGCGATTGGCGACAGTGTTGAATGCGGCGCCGGTGTGTTTCAACCACAACCTCGAAACCGTCAAACGACTACAGAGGGAGGTGCGGAGAGGAGCCACGTACGAGAGATCGCTGGGGTTATTGGCCGCCGCAAGGACGCTGGCACCGGCGATTCCCACCAAAAGCGGACTGATGCTGGGGCTCGGAGAAAGCAGGGATGAAGTGATCGAAACCATGCGCGATCTGCGAGCCGTTGACTGCCAGCGGCTCACCATCGGGCAGTACCTACGCCCTTCGCTGGCCCACATTCCCGTAGCCCGCTACTGGCATCCCGATGAATTCGAGGATCTAGGAGACGTTGCTCGCGAACTGGGATTCGCCGTAGTGAGAAGTGGCCCCCTGGTGCGCAGCAGCTATCACGCCGCGGACTGA